The Odocoileus virginianus isolate 20LAN1187 ecotype Illinois chromosome 27, Ovbor_1.2, whole genome shotgun sequence genome has a window encoding:
- the CCHCR1 gene encoding coiled-coil alpha-helical rod protein 1 isoform X3, with translation MWPHSSGARPWASALIGKDPGVMAWWCLDGLPQGLGEPWRELWRLGSRPLHRIPQLSPSSRNCKDYRNLRRRVKALSRILKGGIDGCRPTLETSNNVEMFRPSGSTGLIPPSHFQVLPLPTLPRMAPTWASDTPLVQRPTHQDVLERRPDNQRPQVTMWEQEVSGKGQEPEWRGRSVELAGSQALSQQAELISRQLRELRRLEEEVRVLRETSLQQKLRLEAQAVELEALARAEKAGRAEAEGLRAALAGAEVVRKNLEEGSQRELEEVQRLHQEQLSSLTQAHQEAISSLTSKAGGLEKSLSNLETRRSGETKELVAAQREAELLRKQLSKTQEDLEAQVTLVENLRRYVGEQVPPEVRSQAWESERQELLETVQHLQEDRDSLHTTTELLQVRVQSLSHILCMQEEELARKVQPSDCLEPEFTKKCQSLLKHWREKVFALMVQLKAQELEHRECVERLKGQVAELQERVETQCQEQAILQRSLQDKAAEVEVERVGAKALQMELSRTQEAWCRRRQQMAPAEEQLRLVASAVSSFQTWLQGTMAEVERATARLPSLSSRVSYAVRKVHTIRGLMARKVALAQLRQESCPPPPPTTDMSLELEQLREERNRLDAELQLSAHIIQQEVGRAREQGEAERQKLSEVAQQLEQELQRTQESLASLGLQLEAARQGQQESTAEAASLRKELTQQQEIYGQALQEKVAEVEGRLREQLSESERRLNEARREHTKAVISLRQIQRKATREKERNQELRRLQDEARKEEGQRLTQRLKELERDKNLMLQRLLAVLPCPSDKGVPVEPSPQPSESSAPTPPAAALCTKESIKGSLSVLLDDLQGLSEAISKEEAICEGDSQTSPSVCL, from the exons ATGTGGCCACATTCATCAGGGGCCAGGCCTTGGGCCAGCGCTTTGATAGGGAAGGACCCGGGAGTCATGGCTTGGTGGTGTCTGGATGGGCTTCCCCAAGGCCTTGGTGAGCCATGGAGAGAACTCTGGAGACTGGGCTCACGGCCCCTGCATCGCATACCTCAATTGTCACCTTCATCCAGGAACTGCAAAGACTATAGAAACTTAAGGAGGAGGGTAAAGGCACTGTCCAGAATTCTAAAA GGGGGCATAGATGGCTGTAGACCGACTCTAGAGACTTCAAATAATGTGGAGATGTTTCGACCTTCAG GTTCCACTGGGCTGATTCCCCCATCCCACTTCCAAGTTCTGCCCCTTCCAACTCTGCCGAGAATGGCTCCCACATGGGCCTCAGACACTCCCCTGGTCCAGCGCCCAACCCATCAAGATGTCTTAGAGAGGCGGCCAGACAACCAGAGACCTCAAGTGACCATGTGGGAACAGGAAGTTTCTGGCAAAGGGCAGGAACCAGAGTGGAGAGGCAG GTCCGTGGAGCTGGCAGGATCGCAGGCCCTGAGCCAGCAGGCTGAGCTGATCTCTCGGCAGCTGCGAGAGCTGCGGCGGCTGGAGGAAGAGGTCCGGGTGCTACGGGAGACCTCGCTGCAGCAGAAGCTGAGGCTGGAGGCTCAGGCTGTGGAGCTGGAGGCACTGGCACGGGCGGAGAAAGCTGGCCGCGCTGAGGCCGAGGGCCTGCGTGCCGCCCTGGCTGGGGCCGAGGTTGTCCGGAAGAACCTGGAAGAAGGGAGCCAGCGGGAGCTGGAGGAGGTTCAGAGGCTGCACCAAGAACAG CTGTCTTCCTTGACCCAGGCTCACCAGGAGGCCATTTCCAGTTTGACCAGCAAAGCTGGGGGCCTGGAGAAATCTCTGAGTAATCTGGAAACCCGGAGGTCAGGGGAAACCAAGGAGCTGGTTGCAGCCCAGAGGGAGGCCGAGCTGCTGCGGAAGCAGCTGAG CAAGACCCAAGAGGACTTGGAGGCTCAGGTGACCTTGGTTGAGAACCTGAGGAGGTATGTGGGGGAGCAGGTCCCTCCGGAGGTCCGCAGCCAGGCATGGGAATCAGAGCGACAGGAGCTTCTAGAAACCGTCCAG CACCTGCAGGAGGACCGGGACAGCTTGCACACCACCACCGAGCTGCTGCAGGTGCGCGTGCAGAGCCTCTCACACATCCTCTGCAtgcaggaggaggagctggcccgGAAG GTTCAGCCTTCAGACTGCCTGGAGCCCGAGTTCACCAAGAAGTGCCAGTCCCTGCTGAAGCACTGGCGGGAGAAGGTGTTTGCCCTCATGGTGCAGCTGAAGGCCCAGGAGCTGGAGCACAGAGAATGTGTGGAGCGACTGAAGGGACAG gtgGCAGAGCTCCAGGAAAGGGTGGAAACCCAGTGCCAGGAGCAGGCCATCCTGCAGCGCTCCCTGCAGGACAAAGCTGCCGAGGTGGAGGTGGAGCGGGTGGGCGCCAAG GCCCTGCAGATGGAGCTGAGCCGCACTCAGGAGGCCTGGTGCCGGAGGAGGCAGCAGATGGCCCCAGCAGAAGAGCAGCTGAGGCTTGTGGCCAGTGCTGTGAGCAG CTTTCAGACCTGGCTCCAGGGCACCATGGCCGAGGTGGAGCGTGCCACAGCCCGGCTGCCCAGCCTCAGCAGCCGAGTCAGCTACGCTGTCCGCAAGGTCCACACCATTCGGG GCCTGATGGCTCGAAAAGTGGCCCTTGCTCAGCTGCGCCAGGAGAG ctgcccaccacccccaccgACCACGGACATGAGCCTCGAGTTGGAGCAGCTGCGGGAGGAGCGGAACCGTTTGGATGCAGAACTGCAGCTGAGCGCCCACATCATCCAGCAGGAGGTGGGCCGGGCCCGGGAGCAAG GGGAGGCGGAGCGGCAGAAGCTGAGCGAGGTGGCCCAGCAGCTGGAGCAGGAGCTGCAGCGCACACAGGAGTCCCTGGCTAGTCTGGGGCTGCAGCTGGAGGCAGCTCGCCAGGGCCAGCAGGAGAGCACAGCAGAGGCTGCCAGCCTCCGGAAGGAGCTGACCCAGCAGCAGGAGATCTACGGGCAAG CGCTGCAGGAGAAGGTGGCCGAAGTGGAAGGTCGGCTGCGGGAACAGCTCTCTGAATCAGAAAGGAGACTGAATGAGGCTCGCAGGGAACACACCAAGGCTG TGATCTCCCTACGCCAGATCCAGCGCAAAGCCACCCGGGAAAAGGAGCGGAACCAGGAGCTCCGGCGCCTGCAGGATGAGGCCCGGAAGGAGGAGGGGCAGCGGCTGACCCAGCGCCTGAAGGAGCTGGAGAGGGACAAGAACCTCATGCTG CAGCGACTGTTGGCAGTTCTTCCTTGTCCGTCGGATAAGGGCGTACCTGTGGAGCCCAGCCCTCAGCCCTCAGAGTCGTCAGCACCCACACCCCCGGCAGCGGCTCTCTGCACCAAGGAGTCCATCAAAG GATCCCTTTCTGTCTTGCTTGACGACCTGCAGGGCCTGAGTGAGGCCATTTCCAAAGAGGAAGCCATTTGTGAAGGGGACAGCCAGACCTCTCCTTCAGTCTGCCTCTGA
- the CCHCR1 gene encoding coiled-coil alpha-helical rod protein 1 isoform X4: MFRPSGSTGLIPPSHFQVLPLPTLPRMAPTWASDTPLVQRPTHQDVLERRPDNQRPQVTMWEQEVSGKGQEPEWRGRSVELAGSQALSQQAELISRQLRELRRLEEEVRVLRETSLQQKLRLEAQAVELEALARAEKAGRAEAEGLRAALAGAEVVRKNLEEGSQRELEEVQRLHQEQLSSLTQAHQEAISSLTSKAGGLEKSLSNLETRRSGETKELVAAQREAELLRKQLSKTQEDLEAQVTLVENLRRYVGEQVPPEVRSQAWESERQELLETVQHLQEDRDSLHTTTELLQVRVQSLSHILCMQEEELARKVQPSDCLEPEFTKKCQSLLKHWREKVFALMVQLKAQELEHRECVERLKGQVAELQERVETQCQEQAILQRSLQDKAAEVEVERVGAKALQMELSRTQEAWCRRRQQMAPAEEQLRLVASAVSSFQTWLQGTMAEVERATARLPSLSSRVSYAVRKVHTIRGLMARKVALAQLRQESCPPPPPTTDMSLELEQLREERNRLDAELQLSAHIIQQEVGRAREQGEAERQKLSEVAQQLEQELQRTQESLASLGLQLEAARQGQQESTAEAASLRKELTQQQEIYGQALQEKVAEVEGRLREQLSESERRLNEARREHTKAVISLRQIQRKATREKERNQELRRLQDEARKEEGQRLTQRLKELERDKNLMLATLQQEGLLSRYKQQRLLAVLPCPSDKGVPVEPSPQPSESSAPTPPAAALCTKESIKGSLSVLLDDLQGLSEAISKEEAICEGDSQTSPSVCL, translated from the exons ATGTTTCGACCTTCAG GTTCCACTGGGCTGATTCCCCCATCCCACTTCCAAGTTCTGCCCCTTCCAACTCTGCCGAGAATGGCTCCCACATGGGCCTCAGACACTCCCCTGGTCCAGCGCCCAACCCATCAAGATGTCTTAGAGAGGCGGCCAGACAACCAGAGACCTCAAGTGACCATGTGGGAACAGGAAGTTTCTGGCAAAGGGCAGGAACCAGAGTGGAGAGGCAG GTCCGTGGAGCTGGCAGGATCGCAGGCCCTGAGCCAGCAGGCTGAGCTGATCTCTCGGCAGCTGCGAGAGCTGCGGCGGCTGGAGGAAGAGGTCCGGGTGCTACGGGAGACCTCGCTGCAGCAGAAGCTGAGGCTGGAGGCTCAGGCTGTGGAGCTGGAGGCACTGGCACGGGCGGAGAAAGCTGGCCGCGCTGAGGCCGAGGGCCTGCGTGCCGCCCTGGCTGGGGCCGAGGTTGTCCGGAAGAACCTGGAAGAAGGGAGCCAGCGGGAGCTGGAGGAGGTTCAGAGGCTGCACCAAGAACAG CTGTCTTCCTTGACCCAGGCTCACCAGGAGGCCATTTCCAGTTTGACCAGCAAAGCTGGGGGCCTGGAGAAATCTCTGAGTAATCTGGAAACCCGGAGGTCAGGGGAAACCAAGGAGCTGGTTGCAGCCCAGAGGGAGGCCGAGCTGCTGCGGAAGCAGCTGAG CAAGACCCAAGAGGACTTGGAGGCTCAGGTGACCTTGGTTGAGAACCTGAGGAGGTATGTGGGGGAGCAGGTCCCTCCGGAGGTCCGCAGCCAGGCATGGGAATCAGAGCGACAGGAGCTTCTAGAAACCGTCCAG CACCTGCAGGAGGACCGGGACAGCTTGCACACCACCACCGAGCTGCTGCAGGTGCGCGTGCAGAGCCTCTCACACATCCTCTGCAtgcaggaggaggagctggcccgGAAG GTTCAGCCTTCAGACTGCCTGGAGCCCGAGTTCACCAAGAAGTGCCAGTCCCTGCTGAAGCACTGGCGGGAGAAGGTGTTTGCCCTCATGGTGCAGCTGAAGGCCCAGGAGCTGGAGCACAGAGAATGTGTGGAGCGACTGAAGGGACAG gtgGCAGAGCTCCAGGAAAGGGTGGAAACCCAGTGCCAGGAGCAGGCCATCCTGCAGCGCTCCCTGCAGGACAAAGCTGCCGAGGTGGAGGTGGAGCGGGTGGGCGCCAAG GCCCTGCAGATGGAGCTGAGCCGCACTCAGGAGGCCTGGTGCCGGAGGAGGCAGCAGATGGCCCCAGCAGAAGAGCAGCTGAGGCTTGTGGCCAGTGCTGTGAGCAG CTTTCAGACCTGGCTCCAGGGCACCATGGCCGAGGTGGAGCGTGCCACAGCCCGGCTGCCCAGCCTCAGCAGCCGAGTCAGCTACGCTGTCCGCAAGGTCCACACCATTCGGG GCCTGATGGCTCGAAAAGTGGCCCTTGCTCAGCTGCGCCAGGAGAG ctgcccaccacccccaccgACCACGGACATGAGCCTCGAGTTGGAGCAGCTGCGGGAGGAGCGGAACCGTTTGGATGCAGAACTGCAGCTGAGCGCCCACATCATCCAGCAGGAGGTGGGCCGGGCCCGGGAGCAAG GGGAGGCGGAGCGGCAGAAGCTGAGCGAGGTGGCCCAGCAGCTGGAGCAGGAGCTGCAGCGCACACAGGAGTCCCTGGCTAGTCTGGGGCTGCAGCTGGAGGCAGCTCGCCAGGGCCAGCAGGAGAGCACAGCAGAGGCTGCCAGCCTCCGGAAGGAGCTGACCCAGCAGCAGGAGATCTACGGGCAAG CGCTGCAGGAGAAGGTGGCCGAAGTGGAAGGTCGGCTGCGGGAACAGCTCTCTGAATCAGAAAGGAGACTGAATGAGGCTCGCAGGGAACACACCAAGGCTG TGATCTCCCTACGCCAGATCCAGCGCAAAGCCACCCGGGAAAAGGAGCGGAACCAGGAGCTCCGGCGCCTGCAGGATGAGGCCCGGAAGGAGGAGGGGCAGCGGCTGACCCAGCGCCTGAAGGAGCTGGAGAGGGACAAGAACCTCATGCTG GCCACCTTGCAGCAGGAGGGTCTCCTCTCCCGTTACAAGCAGCAGCGACTGTTGGCAGTTCTTCCTTGTCCGTCGGATAAGGGCGTACCTGTGGAGCCCAGCCCTCAGCCCTCAGAGTCGTCAGCACCCACACCCCCGGCAGCGGCTCTCTGCACCAAGGAGTCCATCAAAG GATCCCTTTCTGTCTTGCTTGACGACCTGCAGGGCCTGAGTGAGGCCATTTCCAAAGAGGAAGCCATTTGTGAAGGGGACAGCCAGACCTCTCCTTCAGTCTGCCTCTGA
- the CCHCR1 gene encoding coiled-coil alpha-helical rod protein 1 isoform X1 translates to MWPHSSGARPWASALIGKDPGVMAWWCLDGLPQGLGEPWRELWRLGSRPLHRIPQLSPSSRNCKDYRNLRRRVKALSRILKGGIDGCRPTLETSNNVEMFRPSGSTGLIPPSHFQVLPLPTLPRMAPTWASDTPLVQRPTHQDVLERRPDNQRPQVTMWEQEVSGKGQEPEWRGRSVELAGSQALSQQAELISRQLRELRRLEEEVRVLRETSLQQKLRLEAQAVELEALARAEKAGRAEAEGLRAALAGAEVVRKNLEEGSQRELEEVQRLHQEQLSSLTQAHQEAISSLTSKAGGLEKSLSNLETRRSGETKELVAAQREAELLRKQLSKTQEDLEAQVTLVENLRRYVGEQVPPEVRSQAWESERQELLETVQHLQEDRDSLHTTTELLQVRVQSLSHILCMQEEELARKVQPSDCLEPEFTKKCQSLLKHWREKVFALMVQLKAQELEHRECVERLKGQVAELQERVETQCQEQAILQRSLQDKAAEVEVERVGAKALQMELSRTQEAWCRRRQQMAPAEEQLRLVASAVSSFQTWLQGTMAEVERATARLPSLSSRVSYAVRKVHTIRGLMARKVALAQLRQESCPPPPPTTDMSLELEQLREERNRLDAELQLSAHIIQQEVGRAREQGEAERQKLSEVAQQLEQELQRTQESLASLGLQLEAARQGQQESTAEAASLRKELTQQQEIYGQALQEKVAEVEGRLREQLSESERRLNEARREHTKAVISLRQIQRKATREKERNQELRRLQDEARKEEGQRLTQRLKELERDKNLMLATLQQEGLLSRYKQQRLLAVLPCPSDKGVPVEPSPQPSESSAPTPPAAALCTKESIKGSLSVLLDDLQGLSEAISKEEAICEGDSQTSPSVCL, encoded by the exons ATGTGGCCACATTCATCAGGGGCCAGGCCTTGGGCCAGCGCTTTGATAGGGAAGGACCCGGGAGTCATGGCTTGGTGGTGTCTGGATGGGCTTCCCCAAGGCCTTGGTGAGCCATGGAGAGAACTCTGGAGACTGGGCTCACGGCCCCTGCATCGCATACCTCAATTGTCACCTTCATCCAGGAACTGCAAAGACTATAGAAACTTAAGGAGGAGGGTAAAGGCACTGTCCAGAATTCTAAAA GGGGGCATAGATGGCTGTAGACCGACTCTAGAGACTTCAAATAATGTGGAGATGTTTCGACCTTCAG GTTCCACTGGGCTGATTCCCCCATCCCACTTCCAAGTTCTGCCCCTTCCAACTCTGCCGAGAATGGCTCCCACATGGGCCTCAGACACTCCCCTGGTCCAGCGCCCAACCCATCAAGATGTCTTAGAGAGGCGGCCAGACAACCAGAGACCTCAAGTGACCATGTGGGAACAGGAAGTTTCTGGCAAAGGGCAGGAACCAGAGTGGAGAGGCAG GTCCGTGGAGCTGGCAGGATCGCAGGCCCTGAGCCAGCAGGCTGAGCTGATCTCTCGGCAGCTGCGAGAGCTGCGGCGGCTGGAGGAAGAGGTCCGGGTGCTACGGGAGACCTCGCTGCAGCAGAAGCTGAGGCTGGAGGCTCAGGCTGTGGAGCTGGAGGCACTGGCACGGGCGGAGAAAGCTGGCCGCGCTGAGGCCGAGGGCCTGCGTGCCGCCCTGGCTGGGGCCGAGGTTGTCCGGAAGAACCTGGAAGAAGGGAGCCAGCGGGAGCTGGAGGAGGTTCAGAGGCTGCACCAAGAACAG CTGTCTTCCTTGACCCAGGCTCACCAGGAGGCCATTTCCAGTTTGACCAGCAAAGCTGGGGGCCTGGAGAAATCTCTGAGTAATCTGGAAACCCGGAGGTCAGGGGAAACCAAGGAGCTGGTTGCAGCCCAGAGGGAGGCCGAGCTGCTGCGGAAGCAGCTGAG CAAGACCCAAGAGGACTTGGAGGCTCAGGTGACCTTGGTTGAGAACCTGAGGAGGTATGTGGGGGAGCAGGTCCCTCCGGAGGTCCGCAGCCAGGCATGGGAATCAGAGCGACAGGAGCTTCTAGAAACCGTCCAG CACCTGCAGGAGGACCGGGACAGCTTGCACACCACCACCGAGCTGCTGCAGGTGCGCGTGCAGAGCCTCTCACACATCCTCTGCAtgcaggaggaggagctggcccgGAAG GTTCAGCCTTCAGACTGCCTGGAGCCCGAGTTCACCAAGAAGTGCCAGTCCCTGCTGAAGCACTGGCGGGAGAAGGTGTTTGCCCTCATGGTGCAGCTGAAGGCCCAGGAGCTGGAGCACAGAGAATGTGTGGAGCGACTGAAGGGACAG gtgGCAGAGCTCCAGGAAAGGGTGGAAACCCAGTGCCAGGAGCAGGCCATCCTGCAGCGCTCCCTGCAGGACAAAGCTGCCGAGGTGGAGGTGGAGCGGGTGGGCGCCAAG GCCCTGCAGATGGAGCTGAGCCGCACTCAGGAGGCCTGGTGCCGGAGGAGGCAGCAGATGGCCCCAGCAGAAGAGCAGCTGAGGCTTGTGGCCAGTGCTGTGAGCAG CTTTCAGACCTGGCTCCAGGGCACCATGGCCGAGGTGGAGCGTGCCACAGCCCGGCTGCCCAGCCTCAGCAGCCGAGTCAGCTACGCTGTCCGCAAGGTCCACACCATTCGGG GCCTGATGGCTCGAAAAGTGGCCCTTGCTCAGCTGCGCCAGGAGAG ctgcccaccacccccaccgACCACGGACATGAGCCTCGAGTTGGAGCAGCTGCGGGAGGAGCGGAACCGTTTGGATGCAGAACTGCAGCTGAGCGCCCACATCATCCAGCAGGAGGTGGGCCGGGCCCGGGAGCAAG GGGAGGCGGAGCGGCAGAAGCTGAGCGAGGTGGCCCAGCAGCTGGAGCAGGAGCTGCAGCGCACACAGGAGTCCCTGGCTAGTCTGGGGCTGCAGCTGGAGGCAGCTCGCCAGGGCCAGCAGGAGAGCACAGCAGAGGCTGCCAGCCTCCGGAAGGAGCTGACCCAGCAGCAGGAGATCTACGGGCAAG CGCTGCAGGAGAAGGTGGCCGAAGTGGAAGGTCGGCTGCGGGAACAGCTCTCTGAATCAGAAAGGAGACTGAATGAGGCTCGCAGGGAACACACCAAGGCTG TGATCTCCCTACGCCAGATCCAGCGCAAAGCCACCCGGGAAAAGGAGCGGAACCAGGAGCTCCGGCGCCTGCAGGATGAGGCCCGGAAGGAGGAGGGGCAGCGGCTGACCCAGCGCCTGAAGGAGCTGGAGAGGGACAAGAACCTCATGCTG GCCACCTTGCAGCAGGAGGGTCTCCTCTCCCGTTACAAGCAGCAGCGACTGTTGGCAGTTCTTCCTTGTCCGTCGGATAAGGGCGTACCTGTGGAGCCCAGCCCTCAGCCCTCAGAGTCGTCAGCACCCACACCCCCGGCAGCGGCTCTCTGCACCAAGGAGTCCATCAAAG GATCCCTTTCTGTCTTGCTTGACGACCTGCAGGGCCTGAGTGAGGCCATTTCCAAAGAGGAAGCCATTTGTGAAGGGGACAGCCAGACCTCTCCTTCAGTCTGCCTCTGA
- the CCHCR1 gene encoding coiled-coil alpha-helical rod protein 1 isoform X2, translated as MWPHSSGARPWASALIGKDPGVMAWWCLDGLPQGLGEPWRELWRLGSRPLHRIPQLSPSSRNCKDYRNLRRRGGIDGCRPTLETSNNVEMFRPSGSTGLIPPSHFQVLPLPTLPRMAPTWASDTPLVQRPTHQDVLERRPDNQRPQVTMWEQEVSGKGQEPEWRGRSVELAGSQALSQQAELISRQLRELRRLEEEVRVLRETSLQQKLRLEAQAVELEALARAEKAGRAEAEGLRAALAGAEVVRKNLEEGSQRELEEVQRLHQEQLSSLTQAHQEAISSLTSKAGGLEKSLSNLETRRSGETKELVAAQREAELLRKQLSKTQEDLEAQVTLVENLRRYVGEQVPPEVRSQAWESERQELLETVQHLQEDRDSLHTTTELLQVRVQSLSHILCMQEEELARKVQPSDCLEPEFTKKCQSLLKHWREKVFALMVQLKAQELEHRECVERLKGQVAELQERVETQCQEQAILQRSLQDKAAEVEVERVGAKALQMELSRTQEAWCRRRQQMAPAEEQLRLVASAVSSFQTWLQGTMAEVERATARLPSLSSRVSYAVRKVHTIRGLMARKVALAQLRQESCPPPPPTTDMSLELEQLREERNRLDAELQLSAHIIQQEVGRAREQGEAERQKLSEVAQQLEQELQRTQESLASLGLQLEAARQGQQESTAEAASLRKELTQQQEIYGQALQEKVAEVEGRLREQLSESERRLNEARREHTKAVISLRQIQRKATREKERNQELRRLQDEARKEEGQRLTQRLKELERDKNLMLATLQQEGLLSRYKQQRLLAVLPCPSDKGVPVEPSPQPSESSAPTPPAAALCTKESIKGSLSVLLDDLQGLSEAISKEEAICEGDSQTSPSVCL; from the exons ATGTGGCCACATTCATCAGGGGCCAGGCCTTGGGCCAGCGCTTTGATAGGGAAGGACCCGGGAGTCATGGCTTGGTGGTGTCTGGATGGGCTTCCCCAAGGCCTTGGTGAGCCATGGAGAGAACTCTGGAGACTGGGCTCACGGCCCCTGCATCGCATACCTCAATTGTCACCTTCATCCAGGAACTGCAAAGACTATAGAAACTTAAGGAGGAGG GGGGGCATAGATGGCTGTAGACCGACTCTAGAGACTTCAAATAATGTGGAGATGTTTCGACCTTCAG GTTCCACTGGGCTGATTCCCCCATCCCACTTCCAAGTTCTGCCCCTTCCAACTCTGCCGAGAATGGCTCCCACATGGGCCTCAGACACTCCCCTGGTCCAGCGCCCAACCCATCAAGATGTCTTAGAGAGGCGGCCAGACAACCAGAGACCTCAAGTGACCATGTGGGAACAGGAAGTTTCTGGCAAAGGGCAGGAACCAGAGTGGAGAGGCAG GTCCGTGGAGCTGGCAGGATCGCAGGCCCTGAGCCAGCAGGCTGAGCTGATCTCTCGGCAGCTGCGAGAGCTGCGGCGGCTGGAGGAAGAGGTCCGGGTGCTACGGGAGACCTCGCTGCAGCAGAAGCTGAGGCTGGAGGCTCAGGCTGTGGAGCTGGAGGCACTGGCACGGGCGGAGAAAGCTGGCCGCGCTGAGGCCGAGGGCCTGCGTGCCGCCCTGGCTGGGGCCGAGGTTGTCCGGAAGAACCTGGAAGAAGGGAGCCAGCGGGAGCTGGAGGAGGTTCAGAGGCTGCACCAAGAACAG CTGTCTTCCTTGACCCAGGCTCACCAGGAGGCCATTTCCAGTTTGACCAGCAAAGCTGGGGGCCTGGAGAAATCTCTGAGTAATCTGGAAACCCGGAGGTCAGGGGAAACCAAGGAGCTGGTTGCAGCCCAGAGGGAGGCCGAGCTGCTGCGGAAGCAGCTGAG CAAGACCCAAGAGGACTTGGAGGCTCAGGTGACCTTGGTTGAGAACCTGAGGAGGTATGTGGGGGAGCAGGTCCCTCCGGAGGTCCGCAGCCAGGCATGGGAATCAGAGCGACAGGAGCTTCTAGAAACCGTCCAG CACCTGCAGGAGGACCGGGACAGCTTGCACACCACCACCGAGCTGCTGCAGGTGCGCGTGCAGAGCCTCTCACACATCCTCTGCAtgcaggaggaggagctggcccgGAAG GTTCAGCCTTCAGACTGCCTGGAGCCCGAGTTCACCAAGAAGTGCCAGTCCCTGCTGAAGCACTGGCGGGAGAAGGTGTTTGCCCTCATGGTGCAGCTGAAGGCCCAGGAGCTGGAGCACAGAGAATGTGTGGAGCGACTGAAGGGACAG gtgGCAGAGCTCCAGGAAAGGGTGGAAACCCAGTGCCAGGAGCAGGCCATCCTGCAGCGCTCCCTGCAGGACAAAGCTGCCGAGGTGGAGGTGGAGCGGGTGGGCGCCAAG GCCCTGCAGATGGAGCTGAGCCGCACTCAGGAGGCCTGGTGCCGGAGGAGGCAGCAGATGGCCCCAGCAGAAGAGCAGCTGAGGCTTGTGGCCAGTGCTGTGAGCAG CTTTCAGACCTGGCTCCAGGGCACCATGGCCGAGGTGGAGCGTGCCACAGCCCGGCTGCCCAGCCTCAGCAGCCGAGTCAGCTACGCTGTCCGCAAGGTCCACACCATTCGGG GCCTGATGGCTCGAAAAGTGGCCCTTGCTCAGCTGCGCCAGGAGAG ctgcccaccacccccaccgACCACGGACATGAGCCTCGAGTTGGAGCAGCTGCGGGAGGAGCGGAACCGTTTGGATGCAGAACTGCAGCTGAGCGCCCACATCATCCAGCAGGAGGTGGGCCGGGCCCGGGAGCAAG GGGAGGCGGAGCGGCAGAAGCTGAGCGAGGTGGCCCAGCAGCTGGAGCAGGAGCTGCAGCGCACACAGGAGTCCCTGGCTAGTCTGGGGCTGCAGCTGGAGGCAGCTCGCCAGGGCCAGCAGGAGAGCACAGCAGAGGCTGCCAGCCTCCGGAAGGAGCTGACCCAGCAGCAGGAGATCTACGGGCAAG CGCTGCAGGAGAAGGTGGCCGAAGTGGAAGGTCGGCTGCGGGAACAGCTCTCTGAATCAGAAAGGAGACTGAATGAGGCTCGCAGGGAACACACCAAGGCTG TGATCTCCCTACGCCAGATCCAGCGCAAAGCCACCCGGGAAAAGGAGCGGAACCAGGAGCTCCGGCGCCTGCAGGATGAGGCCCGGAAGGAGGAGGGGCAGCGGCTGACCCAGCGCCTGAAGGAGCTGGAGAGGGACAAGAACCTCATGCTG GCCACCTTGCAGCAGGAGGGTCTCCTCTCCCGTTACAAGCAGCAGCGACTGTTGGCAGTTCTTCCTTGTCCGTCGGATAAGGGCGTACCTGTGGAGCCCAGCCCTCAGCCCTCAGAGTCGTCAGCACCCACACCCCCGGCAGCGGCTCTCTGCACCAAGGAGTCCATCAAAG GATCCCTTTCTGTCTTGCTTGACGACCTGCAGGGCCTGAGTGAGGCCATTTCCAAAGAGGAAGCCATTTGTGAAGGGGACAGCCAGACCTCTCCTTCAGTCTGCCTCTGA